The Coccinella septempunctata chromosome 9, icCocSept1.1, whole genome shotgun sequence genomic interval TTCTTCGGCAAGTCGAGGAGCAACACGCAGACGAACCTGAAGATCGCGAGGAAGTCCTCCACGCCCGGACTGAGCACTTCCGtaagtttcgattttatttatCCGGAAGAATGCATGAGCAGAAGACGCGGGTTTGCATGAGAAGCGGATTCAAGAATGAGAGAGGAAGAAAGAAGATCTGTCTGACCTTAGTGATATTGCGTTTTCCGAAAATGATGCCAAAGAGCGTTTTTCTGCATGAAATCGTTCGATGTTTCCAAATTTTAATTTGCTTGCTTTATTGATTGATTCTTTCATTTCGTTTTGTTTGTCGTTTTTTCGATAGTTCTTTAAAAGTTTGAAAATGTTATGTTTTAAACTACGAAACATTATTATCGTTGAGATTTCATTGAGTGTATAATTAACAGAAAACTACCCTAGATGTATCGACTGAAATATTATTCTCcattataaatttaaaaaatatctctGTTTTTCCATTGCGATTTTCTATTTTATCGGTCATTTCGAGAAGCGAGCTTTGTCTATGTGTTTCTTCTTAGAAACCATTAAAAAGTAATATAATTGAGGAAGTGCCTGATGTTCTGATGACTGAGGTGGTAAAGGGATGCAAAAGTAAGTATGCTTATAGTGTTGTGTCTTGGATGGTGGTTACCTGCAACTACACAGCCAAGATTGAAAATGAAGAGTGCCAAGGAGAAAAAACCCTAATATTATGTCGATATTCGATATTGAGcatatggaaataaaaaaaatttacattagTGTTTCATTACCCAACCCTTTCCTATCATACCACTACCATAAGAAAAAGGCATGTTTTCGATAACCAGATAACTCTAgaattgaagtggatattccACAGAAAACTTACTTTTAGCACTGGaaacaaattttcaatatttgcgtATTACAAACACACACattcaaaatatggtcctcgtgacacttagacccgtttgcaccaaacacacttagtgttaagtgtctcttaaaatgaacccttaacttaaattacgttgcaccagtTGTTaactgacatttaaatggctaaagctaaccttaaatttaagcgctcctgtaatgaccacttaaatatttgagggcgggattctaacctaaaataatttgttgaactggctacagaacttaaaatttttgatggattttgaaaattgaattaattcaTTACTGAATTCCAAGCATTTTCTTTTGCCTTCATTGTAATGCCATCAttacaataaagttaggttaattaaatgacaacgatcatcggcaaccggacaaccaatgaaatgggtttattggactaggatgaagttgcaccaacataaaaaactgaaatatcactagatatagaaacttaagggcccctttcttaagattctgttaagccgcagtcgtgcaactgacaataaaattaagcgcccattaactttaaacgacgcttagttaagtactcattttaagggggattggtgcaaacgggccttaatgGTTTGGttcaattggaaaaaattacaaaaaccgCATTTATTGTATGCTCGAAGAAATTAACAGGCAGCATTCTGTTAAAATCTCATATTTTGAATATGAATGGATGAAAATAtccataatatacagggtgagtttatgactcgtacaaatttaagtgtttctttttacctcaagaatctactgttgaaatatttctacgagtcaaacACTCGCCCTGTATAGAACTAAATGTAAACAATATTGTCCATATAACGATataaattcgaatcaaatgaactggttagaaatgaaatatttattgctCCAGACCTTCTTTGCAACAAATAAGACTTTCTAGTTTTTCCAATCCTCTTTTATTAGAATCGTAAAAAGATTCCATTTGCGCCCTCTGTATCCAACGGATGACTTTTGGGTATTTGAGAGGTTCTATCGGTGATATCACGTGCAAAGTTGTTATCGAAGCAAGGATGCTAAAATCGGCTATCGATATAGAACTGCCAGCTATCCAGTCTTCCACAAGGAAAGTCTCTACCAAGGCATAGACACGGTTGATTCTCTCCTTGAAATCGGGCCGTATTTCCACAGAATCCCCACGAATAATCTGGCTCTAAAACGtgttaattcaatgaaattttaatCGTCCATTCTGAAGAAGCCTCACCATTATCGTCTTGAGCACATGAGACACGACTTCAGAATCGAAATGCAACCTCTGGTCTATCACAGCTCTCTTCTGTATATCCTTCGAATAGTAAGAATCGTACGCTCCATATTTACCAACCAAATAGGCTATTATGGCATGGCTGTCCCAGATCACTAGACCGTTGTCCTCCAGAGTTGGTACTGTATGCTGCGGATTCAGCTGGAAAAAAATTCCAGCTGAGTTTCACTAAACTTGAAAGTTTTCCATGACTATAATGTCCTTCTTCAGGTAGCTCTTTTTTGTTTTAGAAACACACTCACTTTCAAAAATTCTGGGGCCAATTGTTCCTTGTTCTGGAGGTTCACCTCTTTGAGATCCAAAGTGATGTTCAATGCCTTGGCTGTCATTAAAACCGCCCTCACAGCTGGACTCACTTCGTTCATGTATAATTTTGGCATCATTTTCTCTTCTTGCCGATTAGTTTCTACAGAACTAAATGCCGAAATTCTTGCCAGATCATTGTTTTTGTTGGTTAGTGCTCTTATCAACACTCTCTTCCAGAGATAACTCAATTTGGGGACCCATACTATTAATTAAAGTGTCATTATCTCTTATCGAATTTGGTCCGATATATTCAACGGGCCATATGCGTAGGCAGgagaatttcgaaaattcgaaaCTACCTCAAAAATGTTTAGACCTTTGGGACACGTagagattttttttaaatccagGAGCAGTGGCGTGTAAAATCGTTGGGCTCTTTAATATAAGAAGTTGAACAGGAATAGATGGAGATGTTTCCTCTTCATGGATGAGTCTAATCTCTTTGGGG includes:
- the LOC123319752 gene encoding glutathione S-transferase 1-like, with the translated sequence MMPKLYMNEVSPAVRAVLMTAKALNITLDLKEVNLQNKEQLAPEFLKLNPQHTVPTLEDNGLVIWDSHAIIAYLVGKYGAYDSYYSKDIQKRAVIDQRLHFDSEVVSHVLKTIMSQIIRGDSVEIRPDFKERINRVYALVETFLVEDWIAGSSISIADFSILASITTLHVISPIEPLKYPKVIRWIQRAQMESFYDSNKRGLEKLESLICCKEGLEQ